The following are encoded together in the Myxococcales bacterium genome:
- a CDS encoding oxidoreductase, translating to MELREPRLFRAELVADSALSPRVRALSLATLGPEPLEWIPGQYLELGLAGADKRMPYSIANAPGSALAGRFELAVLRGSGGGALDELVVGAAVDVFGPCGTFVRSAPPDVPTVFVGTGTGLAPLRAMFQSALEEQSSAPIVVLFGARTEPEILWRGELEALADRVPRFRYEPTLTQPQNGWSGRRGRVQDHLAELVSPLANAHVYLCGLSEMVVDCTRVLTTELGLAASRISTEGH from the coding sequence ATGGAACTCCGAGAGCCGAGGCTCTTCAGGGCCGAGCTGGTCGCCGACAGCGCGCTCTCGCCGCGCGTTCGCGCGCTCTCCCTCGCGACGCTCGGTCCCGAGCCGCTCGAGTGGATCCCTGGGCAATACCTGGAGCTTGGTCTGGCGGGTGCCGACAAACGCATGCCGTATTCCATCGCGAACGCACCCGGTTCGGCGCTGGCTGGGCGCTTCGAGCTGGCAGTGTTGCGCGGTTCCGGTGGTGGTGCCCTGGACGAGCTCGTCGTCGGTGCGGCGGTCGACGTCTTCGGTCCTTGCGGGACCTTCGTGCGCAGTGCCCCGCCTGACGTGCCGACGGTGTTTGTGGGTACCGGAACGGGGTTGGCGCCGCTCCGAGCGATGTTTCAGTCGGCGCTCGAGGAGCAGAGCAGCGCGCCGATCGTCGTGCTGTTCGGCGCCCGGACCGAGCCGGAGATCTTGTGGCGGGGGGAGCTCGAGGCTTTGGCGGACAGGGTGCCGCGCTTCCGATACGAACCCACACTGACACAACCTCAAAATGGTTGGTCCGGTCGGCGCGGCCGCGTGCAAGATCATCTGGCGGAGCTGGTCTCACCGCTGGCGAACGCGCACGTCTACCTGTGCGGGCTCAGCGAGATGGTGGTCGACTGCACGCGCGTGCTCACCACCGAGCTCGGCCTGGCTGCGTCGCGGATTTCCACGGAAGGGCACTGA